CCGTTTTATGCAGCGCTTCGATTCCCGGGCCGAGCTGGCACCCCGCGACATCGTGGCGCGAGCGATCGACCACGAGATGAAGCGGCTTGGCAGCGATTGCATCTATCTGGACATCAGCCACAAACCTGCCGAATTCATCCGCGAACATTTTCCTACCATCTATCAGCGCTGTTTGGATTTTGGGTTCGACATCACTCGCGAACCGATTCCGGTGGTGCCGGCAGCACACTACACTTGCGGCGGCGTGGTGACCGATTTGCGGGCGCGTACCGACGTGGAATCACTTTATGCCGTTGGTGAAACCGCCTTCACGGGACTCCACGGCGCCAACCGCATGGCCAGTAACTCGCTCCTGGAATGCCTGGTATTCGCAATGGCGGGAGCGGATGACATACTCGCCCGGCTCTCCCACGTCCCACCGCCACCGGAACTCCCGGCGTGGGACGAAAGCCGGGTCACCGATTCCGACGAAGAGGTGGTGGTCTCCCACAATTGGAATGAACTACGCCACTTTATGTGGGATTACGTGGGGATCGTGCGCACCAACAAGCGCCTGCAACGAGCCTGCAGCCGCATCGAACTGCTACAACGCGAAATTGACGAGTACTACGGCAATTTCCGGGTCACCAGTGACCTGCTGGAACTACGCAACCTTGCCATGGTGGCCGAGTTGATCATCCGCTCCGCCATGCAGCGCAAGGAGAGCCGCGGCCTGCATTTCACGCTCGATTACCCGGAAACCGACCCGCTACTGACGCCTGCACCCACTATCCTGGAACCTCACTGACGATTCATCTGCTGGTGGCCCAGGGTGTCGCGATAAGCGTGCCAGGTAGCGTGACCGATCAGCGGCAGCATCACCAGCAGTCCCAGCAGAAAGGTCACCAGACCGATCCCGGTGAACGCCGCAATGATGGTGGCCCACAGCAGCATGGGGCGCGCATTTCGACGTACGGCCTGGACGCTGAGGCGCATGGCATCCAGGGCGTTGATGGTACGGTCCATGAGCAGCGGCACCGCCAGGGCGCTCATGGCAAACACGATCGTCGCCAATACGCCGCCCAGCAACAAAGCGGCCAGCAGCAGCGGAAAGGAATCGGGTTGCAGAAAAACCACCCGCACGAAACTCTCCCAGGTCGGAGTCACCCCCTGATGCAAAAGGGCGAAAATCAGCATCACCAACTGCATCCAGGCGATAAACACCAGCATTAGAACCATGCCGAAGACGGCGATCTGCCCGCCATTGGCACGCCAGGCGCCAAGCGCATGACCTAACGAAACCGGTTGTCCGCGCTCATGACGACGGCTGATCTCGTAGAGCCCGACCGCAGCTACAGGACCCACCAGAAAAAACCCGCTGAGCAACGGGAGCAGCAGGTAGAAAAGCTCCGCGTAGACGATCACGGCAAACAGCGCATACCCGGCGAGTACAAAAATCAGGCCGTAACCCAAGCTTGGCAGGGGTGCATGGCGCAGATCGCTCCACCCCCTGGCGAGCCAGCTCCACGGATGATCGAGTGTCAGTTCCTGGATCTTGAAATCGGAGGGAGCGGCCTCGGCAGCTGAGTTGGTCGACGTCATTCGGCGGGTCTCGGTCGGTACTTCTGAGGTTGGTTCGTCATGGGACATCAGGACTCCCACTACACCCTATTCCCGAGTGTTTGTATCGACTAGAGCGTACCACCCTCCTCCCGCATTAAACAACGTCGCAGCCAGCGCCAGGACTCGGCATCCGTCTGATCAGCCAGGAAAGGTAACCGATAGCGGCCCATTTCAACGAGTTCCACCTCGATGATCACCAGCGTCGAGGTCAGGTAGGTACAACGCCAGCTCCTGGCGTCGTGCCACTCGTGCGACACCAGCAACGACCACCCTGATACGGGTTCCTTTCTCACTGCCTGTGGGTAGCGGGAGGTCACGCCCCGCCACCGCCACGCGCTGACGATCACCACCAGTAAGGCGCCCGTCAACCGCTGCCAAAGAGGGAGGGGTAAAACCGCAACCGAGAACAAGGCGCCAAGCAGCCCTACCCCCAACCACCAACGCAGACGAACGGATGGAATCAGCTCAACGCAGCGAGGCGTCGCGGATCTTGTCGACGAGGTTTCGATAATCGCCATCCTCTGGCTCGGCCTGCAGCAACATCCAGTCGAGGAGTTCCTGATCCTTGCACTCCAGCATGTGTTCGAAGGTGTCTCGCTCCGAGTCGCTCAATCGATGGTAGCCGTGGTCGAGAAATGCAGCGAACAGCTCATCAAGCTCCAGCATCCCGCGCCGACACCGCCAACGCAAGCGGCGTTTACGGGCGGCTGTGTCTTCGGTAATGGAGGACATTTTCGTTGGCGTAGCACCTCAAACGACAGAGGACCCTATATACCGCGTTTTAACATCAACTGCTTGATGTGACCGATCGCTTTGGTGGGATTCAACCCCTTGGGGCACGCCTCCACACAGTTCATGATGCTGTGACAGCGAAACAGTTTGTAAGGATCCTCCAGATTATCCAGGCGTTCGTCAGTCGCCTGATCTCGAGTATCGGCCAGAAAGCGCCAGGATTGCAGAAGTGCCGCCGGACCCATGTACTTGTCCGGATTCCACCAAAATGAGGGGCAGGCGGTGGAACAACAACCACAAAGTATGCATTCGTAAAGCCCATCCAACTGATCGCGATCTTCCGGGCTCTGCAAACGCTCCTTTTCCGGCACTGGGTCGCTATTGATGAGGTATGGCTTGGCAACCCGGTATTGCTTGTAAAACTGGCTCATGTCCACGACCAGATCGCGGATGATGGGTAGCCCCGGCACCGGGCGAACCTGCACCGGCTCCTTCAGCTTCACCACCGGAGTGATGCAAGCAAGGCAGTTTCGGCCATTGACATTGACGGCATCGGATCCGCACACGCCCTCGCCGCAGGAGTGGCGAAAGGTCAGCGACTCGTCCCTGGCCTTGAGCAGGATCAGTGCCTCGCGGACCATCATCTCGGAGTTGACCTCCAATTCGAAGTCCTGCATGTAAGGTGCGCTGTCTGTGTCCGGATTGTAGCGATAGATCGAAAAACGCATGGTTACCGTTTCCAATTCTGAGTATAGCTAGGACCTGTCAACCATTCCCGAGCGTGTGTCGACGTCGACCTGCCCCTGTGATCAGTAAATGCGCTTCTTCGGCGGAAACGGATCAACCGTCAATGGCTGCATCTGCACCGGCTTGAAGTCGATCTTCCGACCCTCCCTGAAAAACAGCGTGTGCTTCAGCCAGTTCTCGTCGTCCCGATCCGGGAAGTCGACGCGGGCGTGGGCACCGCGGCTCTCCTTGCGCACCAGAGCAGATGAGACTGTCGCCAGAGCCACGTCCACCAGGTTCTCCAGCTCCAGCGCCTCGACCCGAGCCGTGTTGAAGGTGGCGCTGTGATCGCGCAGGCGCACATCGGACAGGCGTTGCTCCACCTCGATCATCTTCTCCACTCCCTCGGCCATGATCTCCTCGGTACGGAACACGCCGCAGTGATCCTCCATCACCTTCTTGAGATCATTGCGCAACGCGTCGACGGTTACGCCGTCACCCTTCTGGTCCCAGCGGGCCAGGCGGGCATGGGCTTTATCGACAACTTCCTGAGCGAGCGTGCGATGATTCGGATTCTTACCCAGGTATTCGATCATGCTGTTGGCGGCGGCGCGTCCGAAGACCACCAGGTCAAGCAGCGAGTTACCCCCCAAGCGGTTGGCACCGTGAACCGACACGCAGGCGCACTCGCCGGCGGCATAGAGGCCGGGCGCTACATCTTCGCTGGCATTGCCGGTTGTTTTCACCACTTCGCCGAAACGGTTGGTGGGGATACCGCCCATGGCATAGTGAGCGGTCGGGTAAACGGGAATCGGCTTTTCGATGGGATCGATATGCGCAAAAATCATCGAGCTTTCGCGAATGCCTGGCAGTCGCTTCATGATGGTTTCGGCGCCCAGGTGATCGAGACGCAGCAAGACATGATCTTTGTTGGGGCCGACACCGCGGCCCTCCTTCACTTCGGTGTACATGGAGCGCGCGACCACATCGCGACTAGCGAGGTCTTTAGCGTTGGGCGCGTAACGTTCCATGAAGCGCTCGCCGTCACCGTTCACCAGGTAACCCCCCTCCCCGCGACAACCCTCGGTCATCAGCATCCCCTTGCCAGCGATGCCGGTGGGATGGAACTGGAAGAACTCCATGTCCTGGAGCGGGATCCCGGAGCGCAGCGCCATCGCGGCGCCATCGCCCGTGTTGATCTTGGCGTTGGTGGTTGTGCGGAAGATCTGACCAAATCCTCCCGTGGCCAGTAGCGTGGCTTTGGCCTGAATCACCAGTGGTTTACCCGTCTCGATCTCCATCACCACTGCGCCCTGGAAACAACCCTCCTCGTCGCGCAGCAGATCGACAGTGAAATACTCATCGAAGAAGTTGGTCTGCGCACGCAGATTCTGCTGGTACAGTGTGTGCAGCATGGCATGACCGGTGCGATCGGCCGCGGCGCAGGTGCGAGCCGCCTGCTCACCACCGAAATTCTGGCTCTGCCCCCCAAACGGACGCTGGTAGATACGCCCCGCATCGGTGCGCGAAAATGGTACGCCGAAATGTTCCAACTCGTAAACGATCTCGGCGGCTGCACGACACATATACTCGATGGCGTCCTGGTCGCCCAGGTAATCGCTGCCTTTGATGGTATCGAACATGTGCCAATGCCAGTTGTCCGGCTGTACATTGGCCAGAGCCGCGTTGATTCCACCCTGCGCCGCAACGGTATGCGAGCGCGTAGGGAAAACCTTGGAGACCACTGCCACGCTGATTCCGGCATCCGCCAGTTGCAGCGCGGCCCGCAGCCCGGCACCACCAGCGCCGATTACCAATGCGTCGAATTTTTGTACAGGGATGCTCATGAATTCACCACCACGAAAAGTACCCGGGCCGCCCAAACACCATAGCCCAGCAGGGCGAAAGCCGTGAGGCCGAGCAGGGCCAGCCGTAACCCAAGCGGATTCACATAATCGAGAAACACATCGCGAATACCCACCCAAGCGTGAAGCAGCAACGAAAACATCGCCAGCACCCACAGCACGCCTACCAATGGGTCGGCCATCCACGCCTTCCACTCAACGAACGAGGCAGGCGCGCTGGTCAGAAAATGGAACACCACATAGAGAACAAAGAGCCCCAGATAGATCGCCGAGACGCGCTGCGCCACCCAGGCGCGAAGTCCATGTGCCTTGCGGCTCATAGGAATACCCCCACTAAAGTGATCAGGGCGGCGACACCACCTATGACAATCACGCCGATCGCGGACTGACGGGCTGCGGCTTTCTCGATGCCCACATCAATATCGAGCAGCAGGTAGCGGATTCCCGCACACAGGTGATGCACCAATGCCCAGACCAGCGCCACGACGATCAATTTGAACACCACGCTGCTCATCAAGGCGGCCACCTGCGCAAAGCCTTCCGGATGGGATAGCGAGAGCTCCAGGAGATAGAGAAACAGGGGTATGGCGAGAAACATCAATACCCCGGAGATTCGGTGCGCGATCGACGCGTAGCCAACCGCAGGCAACCGAAAACGCAACAAATCGAGATTCTTTGGACGCGTCTGAGAGGCCATTGCCTGATCCACTGTGATGGTACAGATGAAGGGAAAAGGCGCCGAGTCGGAGACGCCAAAAACCGCGGCAAATTTTAATCAGTTATGCTTGCATAAGCAAATGTGATTTTAAGGTACCACAAGCTTATCAAACCGTTCCTTTCGAGAATGCACGCAGACACCGTGATTACGCGTAGCCTTGGACAGCGGGCACGGCATTGTCTAAGCTTTCCGCTGTAATTTAGTCGGGAAAATGAGCATGAAGAGTGACTGGCAACGTCTACTGATCGACCAGGGCGCGGTAACGAACGGGGACCGAATTGAACACTTCGGCGCACCGCAGGAAGAGCTGTCAGCGGCGGTCTCCGCGACGGCGGTGTGTGACCTGTCCCACTATACGCTGCTGGAGATCAGCGGTGTCGACGCCGGCGAATTCCTCCAGGGTCAGCTGACCAATGATGTGCGTCAGCTCCAGGACAATCACAGTCAACTGAGCGCCTACTGCGACCACAAGGGGCGCATGCTGGCCCTTTTCCGCATCTGGCCCTGGCAGGAAGGCTTCCGCGCCACATTGCCGAGCGAACTCGCCGACGAGGTGGCCGGGCGCTTGCGGATGTTTGTGCTGCGCTCGAAGGTGGAGATCCATGACCGCAGTACCGGGATCGCCCGCCTTGGCATCGCCGGATCTGCTGCCGCCGCGCTGCTTGAGCAGCACGTTGGCCCGGTCCCCCAGGCAGTCAATCGCTTCACCGATCAGCGCTCGACACGTATTACACGGCTACCGGGCGAGCATCCTCGGTTCGAGCTGCATTTGCCTGTCGAACATGCCGGCAGGTTATGGCAATCGTTGAGCAGCGAGGCCAGGCCCGTCGGTGCGCCCTGTTGGGATCTCCTTATGATACGGGCAGCGCAGCCCGAGGTCGTCGCGGCCACGCGTTCCCTGTTCACTCCGCAGATGCTCAATCTGGAGGTCCTGGACGGGGTGAGTTTCAACAAGGGGTGTTACACCGGGCAGGAGGTCGTGGCACGGACCCAGTTCCTTGGAACCATCAAGCGCCGCATGTTCCCCGGTAAAGCGGCAGCAGAAACCCAGCCGCCCGCGGGTGGCGAACTGATCGGCGCCGAGGCTGCCTCCGGTCAAGCCACGGGGCGCATCGTCCTTTCCGCACCGAGCCCCGATGGCGGTTACGAGGTGCTGGCCATGGTGCAGATCAGCGCTCGCGAAGCGGGTTCCCTGCACATTGAGGGCGCGCCAGCAGCGACAGTCGAGTTACGTGATCCCCCCTACTCGTTGGAACAGATCAAACCGGGCAGTCAATAACGATTCCGGGTCGGAAAGGGTATCTGCTAGACTGCCCCCTCAGCCGACAGCCCAGAACAACCAGTTCGCTCCAATCGGGGAGGAGTACACCCAACGCCATGACTGACGCCTCTGATCAATTCCTGCAACGGCTACTCGATGATCTGGCGCACAATCGCCTGGTGTTGCCGACCCTTCCCGAAGTGGCCCTCAGGGTGCGCGACACCGTCGAAGACGAGATGGCCTCGGCCGGCCAGATTGCCGAGATCGTCGCTACCGATCCCGCATTGGCGGCACGGCTTTTTCAGATCTCCAACAGCCCGCTCTACCGAGGCAACAAACCCATCGATGACCTGAAGATGGCAATCACGCGTCTCGGGCTCGGCGTGGTACGCAACGTGGTAACCAGTCTGGCGATGCAGCAGATTTTTCAGCCCACCACCGATGCGCTGGATCAGCGCTTCCGCAAGATCTGGGAGCACAGTACCGAGGTGGCCGCCATCAGCTCCGTGCTCGCCAAGCAGT
This is a stretch of genomic DNA from Pseudomonadota bacterium. It encodes these proteins:
- a CDS encoding DUF2189 domain-containing protein gives rise to the protein MSHDEPTSEVPTETRRMTSTNSAAEAAPSDFKIQELTLDHPWSWLARGWSDLRHAPLPSLGYGLIFVLAGYALFAVIVYAELFYLLLPLLSGFFLVGPVAAVGLYEISRRHERGQPVSLGHALGAWRANGGQIAVFGMVLMLVFIAWMQLVMLIFALLHQGVTPTWESFVRVVFLQPDSFPLLLAALLLGGVLATIVFAMSALAVPLLMDRTINALDAMRLSVQAVRRNARPMLLWATIIAAFTGIGLVTFLLGLLVMLPLIGHATWHAYRDTLGHQQMNRQ
- the sdhD gene encoding succinate dehydrogenase, hydrophobic membrane anchor protein, which produces MSRKAHGLRAWVAQRVSAIYLGLFVLYVVFHFLTSAPASFVEWKAWMADPLVGVLWVLAMFSLLLHAWVGIRDVFLDYVNPLGLRLALLGLTAFALLGYGVWAARVLFVVVNS
- the sdhA gene encoding succinate dehydrogenase flavoprotein subunit; amino-acid sequence: MSIPVQKFDALVIGAGGAGLRAALQLADAGISVAVVSKVFPTRSHTVAAQGGINAALANVQPDNWHWHMFDTIKGSDYLGDQDAIEYMCRAAAEIVYELEHFGVPFSRTDAGRIYQRPFGGQSQNFGGEQAARTCAAADRTGHAMLHTLYQQNLRAQTNFFDEYFTVDLLRDEEGCFQGAVVMEIETGKPLVIQAKATLLATGGFGQIFRTTTNAKINTGDGAAMALRSGIPLQDMEFFQFHPTGIAGKGMLMTEGCRGEGGYLVNGDGERFMERYAPNAKDLASRDVVARSMYTEVKEGRGVGPNKDHVLLRLDHLGAETIMKRLPGIRESSMIFAHIDPIEKPIPVYPTAHYAMGGIPTNRFGEVVKTTGNASEDVAPGLYAAGECACVSVHGANRLGGNSLLDLVVFGRAAANSMIEYLGKNPNHRTLAQEVVDKAHARLARWDQKGDGVTVDALRNDLKKVMEDHCGVFRTEEIMAEGVEKMIEVEQRLSDVRLRDHSATFNTARVEALELENLVDVALATVSSALVRKESRGAHARVDFPDRDDENWLKHTLFFREGRKIDFKPVQMQPLTVDPFPPKKRIY
- a CDS encoding succinate dehydrogenase iron-sulfur subunit, whose protein sequence is MRFSIYRYNPDTDSAPYMQDFELEVNSEMMVREALILLKARDESLTFRHSCGEGVCGSDAVNVNGRNCLACITPVVKLKEPVQVRPVPGLPIIRDLVVDMSQFYKQYRVAKPYLINSDPVPEKERLQSPEDRDQLDGLYECILCGCCSTACPSFWWNPDKYMGPAALLQSWRFLADTRDQATDERLDNLEDPYKLFRCHSIMNCVEACPKGLNPTKAIGHIKQLMLKRGI
- a CDS encoding succinate dehydrogenase assembly factor 2; its protein translation is MSSITEDTAARKRRLRWRCRRGMLELDELFAAFLDHGYHRLSDSERDTFEHMLECKDQELLDWMLLQAEPEDGDYRNLVDKIRDASLR
- the sdhC gene encoding succinate dehydrogenase, cytochrome b556 subunit, which codes for MASQTRPKNLDLLRFRLPAVGYASIAHRISGVLMFLAIPLFLYLLELSLSHPEGFAQVAALMSSVVFKLIVVALVWALVHHLCAGIRYLLLDIDVGIEKAAARQSAIGVIVIGGVAALITLVGVFL
- a CDS encoding folate-binding protein, which encodes MSMKSDWQRLLIDQGAVTNGDRIEHFGAPQEELSAAVSATAVCDLSHYTLLEISGVDAGEFLQGQLTNDVRQLQDNHSQLSAYCDHKGRMLALFRIWPWQEGFRATLPSELADEVAGRLRMFVLRSKVEIHDRSTGIARLGIAGSAAAALLEQHVGPVPQAVNRFTDQRSTRITRLPGEHPRFELHLPVEHAGRLWQSLSSEARPVGAPCWDLLMIRAAQPEVVAATRSLFTPQMLNLEVLDGVSFNKGCYTGQEVVARTQFLGTIKRRMFPGKAAAETQPPAGGELIGAEAASGQATGRIVLSAPSPDGGYEVLAMVQISAREAGSLHIEGAPAATVELRDPPYSLEQIKPGSQ